A region of the Arenibacter antarcticus genome:
GATAAAGGGATTCGAACGCGGTTTCCATGTCCTTAAAAGCCTGCCAATCTTTCAATATCTCCACAGCCTTGACATTCACTGCTACCGGTTTTGGAAGCGAATCCACACTAAAAAAGGTCTCTTGAGTATCCAAGTCGACTTCCTTACCAGTCTCCTGCTTGCAGGACAACACCATAAAAAACACCACACCATAGAATAATATTTTTCCCATAAGACGAAGGTACAAATTTTAATAAAAAGCTATCTTTACCCGAACTTATATTTAAGCACAATTTAATGCAAAAATCAATATTGATAATAGGAGCCTGTGGGCAAATAGGAACAGAATTGACCCTAGCGCTACGGGAGCGTTATGGAAACGACAGAGTAGTTGCCAGCGATATTAGGGAAGGGAATGAAAGTCTTATGCAATCTGGACCCTTTGAGCTTTTGGATGCCACTAATTATCAAGCCGTAGAAAATATAGTAATGCATTATGAAATTGAGGAAGTGTACCTTATGGCAGCAATGCTTAGCGCCACAGCCGAGAAATTCCCGATGCGAGCCTGGGATTTAAACATGAATTCCCTTTTTCATGTATTGAATTTAGCCAAGGACAAAAAGATAAGCAAGGTTTTCTGGCCATCTAGCATCGCCGTGTTTGGTCCTGGCACCCCCAAGGAGAATACTCCCCTTCATACCATAATGGAACCCAGTACGGTCTATGGCATCAGTAAGCAATCTGGAGAAAGCTGGTGTTCCTATTACTTTAAAAAGTACGGGGTAGATGTTAGAAGTGTACGGTATCCAGGCTTAATCAGTTGGAAAACCCTCCCCGGCGGAGGCACTACCGATTATGCGATAGACATATATCACAGTGCACTTTCCCATAAAAAATACAGCTGCTTTTTAAAGGAGAACACTAAACTACCTATGATGTATATGGATGATGCCATAAGGGCTACCATTGCTATTATGGAATGTGATTCCGATACTATTTTGGAAAGATCGTCTTACAATTTAGCAGGGATGAGTTTTACTCCAGCAGAGATTGCCAAAAGCATTCAGAAGTATATCCCTAGTTTTGAAATAGAGTACAATCCCGACTTTAGACAAGATATCGCCGATTCCTGGCCAAGCAGTATTAATGACTCCGAGGCTCAAAAAGATTGGAACTGGAAGTCGAATTTCAACTTGGAACAAACCACAGAGGAGATGTTAAGGAACCTGGGCAAATAGCCCAGTTCCTTATCCTTATAATAAGCTAAATTTTATTTTTCGCTCTATTGCCACGATCATACTGTTTGCAATGTCCTTTCCAGTGGCATTTTCTATCCCTTCTAATCCCGGGGAAGAATTCACCTCCAAAAGCAATGGCCCTTTGTTGGAGCGGATAATATCTACTCCGGCAACGGCTAAATTAAGTACTTTCGCAGCCTTGATCGCTAGTTTTCTTTCCTCTACGGTAATCTTTATTACCGAGGCCTTCCCTCCTTGATGTAAATTTGCACGGAATTCTCCTTTTTCGGCCTGGCGTTGCATAGAAGCTACCACCTTTCCATTTACTAC
Encoded here:
- a CDS encoding NAD-dependent epimerase/dehydratase family protein encodes the protein MQKSILIIGACGQIGTELTLALRERYGNDRVVASDIREGNESLMQSGPFELLDATNYQAVENIVMHYEIEEVYLMAAMLSATAEKFPMRAWDLNMNSLFHVLNLAKDKKISKVFWPSSIAVFGPGTPKENTPLHTIMEPSTVYGISKQSGESWCSYYFKKYGVDVRSVRYPGLISWKTLPGGGTTDYAIDIYHSALSHKKYSCFLKENTKLPMMYMDDAIRATIAIMECDSDTILERSSYNLAGMSFTPAEIAKSIQKYIPSFEIEYNPDFRQDIADSWPSSINDSEAQKDWNWKSNFNLEQTTEEMLRNLGK